One region of Mucilaginibacter gotjawali genomic DNA includes:
- a CDS encoding GumC family protein — translation MKLIHYIKLLLKYTHWLILVPVICAATVFLLTKHSKKQYTSTTTLYTGVASGYSITTTEDQKLDYFGVNNAFDNLLASAKSRETMEEVAIRLLSEHLALKKPDPKVLDADGFIALKKVAGNDLLQKSKGMKDAQSIYDYLSYLHASKVDNIVAEILSKPGSFYSVDELKSNLVVTRISTSDMIQVVYSCSDPAVCQRTLELHSNIFIANYRRLKADQTLSAVQYFEAKLAEARAKLQGSENNIKQFGQQNRIINYYEQTRYIAQSKEELDKEIYAEKIAQKGSQRALDLVEKKLNSREKQITNSLDVIKLRQHLSDANANIERAKIYGNADKMNEYLAEAKKLEDSLKTASNQYMSLNYTLETVPRTSLVQQWVDNAVSLDKANAGLAVLNQQSDEYLKKFDQFAPLGSTLKRLDRQADIDEKEYLSILSGLNLARLRQSNLALNSNIAVQDKAYFPLQPLASTRALLIALSFFVGFLMVSSVVIARELMDSSIRSPERAAKIMNIPVAGISAIRSNARSLSYQPPLRSLLTERFVNAILPFISAGIEAHGKAQVSFITTKDNVFQTDDIKLLNEYLSSLYNNLVWVVPESLLPVFSAAVPAEALVGYLPAVAQLNSKIPDDLVNKDLSANRLILYVTPNLAKNSLPVSVARKSSLNLMVFNANDTWQPVDRDLLNKTRALTPDIPVYTWLTQTDESNLDGIIGEIPKRRSWLRKKVKKMLTLNLR, via the coding sequence ATGAAATTGATCCATTATATAAAATTATTATTGAAATATACCCATTGGTTGATATTGGTACCTGTGATATGTGCAGCAACGGTATTTTTACTAACCAAGCATAGCAAAAAGCAGTATACCAGCACTACCACATTGTATACCGGCGTAGCGAGCGGATACTCCATTACAACAACCGAAGACCAAAAACTGGATTATTTTGGAGTAAACAATGCTTTTGATAATTTATTGGCATCGGCAAAATCGCGCGAAACGATGGAAGAGGTTGCCATTCGTTTGCTTTCAGAACACTTAGCGCTAAAGAAACCAGATCCCAAGGTTTTGGATGCTGATGGTTTTATTGCCCTGAAAAAAGTTGCCGGGAATGATTTGCTTCAAAAATCCAAAGGAATGAAAGATGCACAAAGCATCTATGACTATTTGAGTTATTTGCATGCTTCGAAGGTTGATAATATCGTAGCCGAAATTTTGAGCAAACCTGGTTCTTTTTACAGCGTTGATGAACTGAAGTCGAACCTTGTGGTTACCCGTATTAGCACGAGCGATATGATTCAGGTTGTTTATTCCTGCAGCGATCCGGCGGTATGCCAGCGTACGCTTGAACTTCATAGCAATATTTTTATAGCGAACTACAGGCGCCTTAAGGCTGATCAGACCCTTAGTGCTGTACAATATTTTGAGGCAAAGCTTGCAGAAGCAAGAGCAAAATTACAGGGGTCTGAAAATAACATCAAGCAATTTGGCCAGCAAAACAGGATTATTAATTACTATGAGCAAACCCGGTATATTGCCCAGTCAAAAGAGGAACTGGATAAGGAAATTTATGCCGAGAAGATAGCGCAAAAGGGCAGCCAGCGCGCATTGGATCTTGTTGAAAAAAAGCTAAACTCCCGCGAGAAGCAAATCACAAACAGCCTCGATGTAATTAAGCTCAGGCAGCATTTGAGTGATGCGAATGCGAACATCGAAAGAGCCAAAATTTATGGAAACGCTGATAAAATGAATGAATATTTGGCGGAAGCAAAAAAACTGGAAGATTCGTTAAAAACGGCATCAAACCAATACATGAGTTTGAATTATACGCTGGAAACGGTACCACGGACCAGCCTGGTGCAGCAATGGGTTGATAACGCTGTAAGTTTGGATAAGGCCAATGCCGGGCTGGCGGTGCTAAACCAGCAAAGTGATGAATACCTCAAAAAATTCGACCAGTTTGCTCCATTAGGGTCAACCCTGAAACGGCTCGACAGGCAGGCCGATATTGATGAAAAAGAATATCTTTCCATTTTATCAGGGTTAAATCTGGCAAGGCTCAGGCAAAGTAATCTCGCCCTGAATTCAAATATTGCTGTACAGGATAAGGCGTATTTTCCCTTGCAGCCGCTGGCCTCAACCAGGGCGTTGCTGATCGCGCTATCATTTTTCGTTGGTTTTTTAATGGTTTCCTCAGTTGTGATAGCCCGAGAGTTAATGGATTCCTCCATCCGCAGCCCGGAAAGGGCAGCCAAAATAATGAACATACCTGTTGCAGGCATTTCAGCTATCAGATCCAACGCCAGATCTTTAAGCTACCAACCGCCTTTGCGCAGCCTGTTGACCGAGCGTTTTGTAAATGCCATACTCCCTTTTATTTCTGCTGGTATCGAAGCACATGGCAAGGCGCAGGTTTCATTTATAACGACAAAAGATAATGTTTTTCAAACAGATGATATTAAACTTCTGAATGAATATCTTTCATCGCTGTATAATAACCTGGTGTGGGTTGTTCCGGAATCACTCTTGCCTGTTTTTTCAGCGGCTGTGCCTGCTGAAGCCCTTGTAGGTTATTTGCCGGCAGTAGCTCAGCTAAATAGTAAAATACCGGATGATCTTGTGAATAAAGACCTTTCAGCCAACAGGCTCATCCTTTACGTGACACCTAATTTAGCTAAAAATAGTTTACCGGTTTCCGTCGCCCGTAAATCCAGCCTGAATCTAATGGTTTTTAACGCAAACGATACCTGGCAACCTGTTGACAGGGACCTTTTGAACAAAACCAGGGCATTAACGCCGGATATTCCTGTTTACACCTGGCTTACGCAAACCGACGAAAGTAACCTGGACGGAATTATAGGAGAAATTCCGAAACGAAGAAGCTGGTTGCGAAAGAAAGTAAAGAAAATGTTAACTCTAAATTTACGATAA
- a CDS encoding TolC family protein has product MKTRSKNIYTLLLLAFFCQGVNAQVSKPQVKSELVFIDEHKELQEQLIPLDSILSLAVKNSSAVKFQADLIRVAQDQMATNKNLWTNNMVGFVNYSAGNQSIVTADNTTPGVVNSSNISNGLRFGVQINLPLSELMTRKSRMASFKNTITSTIDKRDQAIEELKQVVIQLYYTLIYNSNLLSIRSEAKASAINQYSIAEKQFKDGAIDIGELSRLKSIEVNARADYEEAKREFSTAYYQMEPLVGVPFQQLILKK; this is encoded by the coding sequence ATGAAAACGAGATCAAAAAACATTTATACTTTATTATTGCTTGCATTTTTTTGCCAGGGCGTTAATGCTCAGGTATCAAAGCCGCAGGTAAAAAGCGAACTGGTGTTTATTGATGAACACAAAGAGTTGCAGGAACAATTAATCCCGCTTGACAGTATACTATCCCTGGCTGTCAAAAATTCCTCTGCCGTTAAGTTCCAGGCTGACCTTATAAGGGTTGCACAGGATCAAATGGCGACCAATAAAAATTTATGGACAAACAACATGGTTGGCTTTGTTAATTACTCGGCTGGTAACCAGAGTATTGTAACGGCAGATAATACCACACCCGGCGTTGTTAACTCATCTAATATTTCCAATGGTCTCAGGTTTGGCGTGCAAATTAATCTTCCCTTGTCTGAATTGATGACCAGGAAATCACGAATGGCATCTTTTAAAAATACCATTACTTCTACAATAGATAAAAGAGACCAGGCTATTGAAGAATTGAAACAGGTAGTGATACAGCTTTATTACACTTTGATTTACAATAGCAACCTGCTTTCTATCCGGAGCGAAGCCAAAGCATCAGCAATAAATCAATATTCAATAGCTGAAAAACAGTTTAAAGATGGTGCAATTGATATTGGTGAATTATCAAGGTTAAAATCGATTGAAGTGAATGCCCGAGCCGACTATGAAGAAGCTAAAAGGGAATTCAGTACGGCGTATTACCAAATGGAACCATTGGTTGGGGTGCCGTTTCAACAGCTTATATTAAAAAAATGA
- a CDS encoding response regulator transcription factor, whose protein sequence is MNNLNGKAIRILVVEDDQYMQAILKEFLSAKYEVEIQSNGMEALAFLQNGNIPDLIIADLNTPKLNGLALIEQMKVSDFFNTIPVIILSGEESSVKRIECLNSGADDFIVKPFNPAELDARIGVILRRMGKLMLSL, encoded by the coding sequence ATGAATAATTTAAATGGAAAAGCAATCAGGATACTGGTTGTGGAAGATGATCAATACATGCAGGCAATTCTGAAAGAGTTTCTAAGCGCCAAATATGAGGTGGAGATCCAGTCAAATGGAATGGAGGCATTAGCTTTTCTGCAAAACGGCAATATCCCTGATCTGATTATTGCAGACCTAAATACGCCAAAATTGAACGGGCTTGCTTTAATTGAACAAATGAAAGTAAGTGATTTTTTTAACACGATCCCTGTAATAATCTTGTCGGGAGAGGAAAGTAGTGTAAAAAGGATTGAATGTTTAAATAGCGGTGCTGATGATTTTATTGTAAAACCATTTAATCCGGCTGAACTTGATGCCAGAATAGGGGTAATTTTAAGACGTATGGGCAAATTGATGTTAAGCTTATGA
- a CDS encoding sugar transferase, with protein MSENEIVPNGTPIIALVGFDNDQIEKFVNCDFRERVLVPFSNGMKMASAWQDNNLNIVAIISLSEIMAPSGLALIGALKQKKLTDVPFFLVVNHLNANLRQLALTSGIVDVFKAPLKTVKLEKRINFLIDNWDELKTNIHSANPENRGIGFWKRSFDLFFAGMALLMLSPVFLIIYLLIKLESKGPAFYYSLRVGTGYRVFKFFKFRSMYVNADQRLKDLKHLNQYNIDAAGEKADIAVKTGLCSECATFGKCQFPLFADNIQWCERDFIDNKKTSASSAFFKIKNDPRITKIGNFIRNTSIDELPQLWNVIIGDMSIVGNRPLPLYEAEKLTTDKYVLRFSAPAGITGLWQVEKRGKGEMSEEERLMLDNVYAQNHSFKNDLKLILKTIPALFQKENV; from the coding sequence ATGAGCGAAAATGAAATTGTACCAAATGGTACTCCAATTATAGCCCTTGTAGGGTTTGATAATGACCAGATAGAAAAATTTGTAAATTGTGATTTCCGGGAGAGGGTCCTGGTTCCATTTTCAAACGGGATGAAAATGGCTTCTGCATGGCAAGATAATAATTTGAATATAGTTGCTATCATTTCATTGAGTGAAATAATGGCACCTTCGGGGCTTGCGCTAATCGGTGCACTAAAACAAAAAAAATTAACCGATGTACCTTTCTTTTTAGTTGTAAACCATTTGAATGCAAATTTACGGCAATTGGCGTTAACTTCAGGAATTGTTGACGTTTTTAAGGCTCCATTAAAAACCGTTAAATTAGAAAAAAGGATCAACTTCCTGATCGATAACTGGGACGAGCTAAAAACAAATATTCATTCAGCAAACCCGGAAAACAGGGGGATAGGGTTTTGGAAAAGAAGTTTCGACTTATTTTTTGCAGGGATGGCGCTTTTGATGCTTTCGCCAGTATTTTTGATTATTTATTTACTAATCAAATTGGAATCTAAGGGGCCTGCTTTTTATTATTCATTAAGGGTTGGCACCGGCTACAGGGTTTTTAAATTTTTTAAATTCAGGTCAATGTATGTTAATGCCGATCAACGTTTAAAGGATCTGAAACACCTAAACCAGTATAATATTGACGCTGCGGGCGAAAAAGCAGACATCGCAGTAAAAACAGGCTTGTGCAGCGAATGCGCTACCTTTGGAAAATGTCAGTTCCCGCTTTTTGCGGACAATATTCAATGGTGCGAGCGGGATTTTATTGATAATAAAAAAACAAGCGCAAGTTCTGCGTTCTTCAAAATCAAGAACGATCCGCGTATAACCAAAATTGGCAACTTTATACGAAATACGAGCATTGACGAGCTTCCTCAATTATGGAATGTGATCATTGGCGATATGAGTATTGTGGGCAACAGGCCCTTACCGCTTTATGAAGCGGAAAAATTAACAACCGATAAATATGTATTGCGGTTTTCGGCTCCTGCGGGCATAACCGGCTTATGGCAGGTTGAAAAACGCGGGAAGGGTGAAATGAGTGAAGAAGAAAGATTAATGCTGGATAATGTTTATGCACAGAATCATAGCTTTAAGAATGACCTAAAACTAATTTTAAAAACAATACCGGCCCTCTTTCAAAAAGAAAACGTTTAA
- a CDS encoding glycosyltransferase family 4 protein, translating to MDMLLTDSLFPTNQEVFAKVNMRIAIEVQRVFRPRKHGMDVVAHELLKRLPFIENGIDYHVMVKQDTDRCLSTIQNRVIHTIRKAPYFIWEQFLLPKACQEVKADILHCTANTAPLNLNVPLILTLHDVIFLEQSNLLSKASWYQRLGNLYRKLIVSTIAKKAVRIITVSEFQKNIIIEKLGIAADKITVIHNGADERFFEQCSDGHIADVMKKFELLRGYIFFMANTEPRKNTLGVLNAYAELLEKNPSAPRLVMKGLKAEQLQQMLTDLKLEWLKKHIDLIGYVDYADLPAIYQGASMLWFPSFSEGFGLPIVEAMAGGVPVITSSVSCMPEIAGDAAILIDPKKPSEIAAAAQMILNNSELAESLSIAGKKRASLFTWNAATKKTVEVYHEVEKMIA from the coding sequence ATGGACATGTTATTAACCGACTCTCTTTTCCCAACCAACCAGGAAGTGTTTGCAAAAGTAAACATGAGAATAGCTATCGAAGTTCAACGGGTTTTCAGGCCCCGCAAACACGGGATGGATGTTGTAGCACATGAATTATTAAAAAGGCTGCCCTTTATTGAGAACGGCATTGATTATCATGTAATGGTAAAGCAAGACACTGACAGGTGTTTGTCAACCATCCAGAACAGGGTTATCCATACCATCCGTAAGGCGCCTTACTTTATCTGGGAACAATTTTTATTACCCAAAGCTTGCCAGGAAGTAAAAGCCGATATATTGCACTGCACAGCCAACACAGCGCCGTTAAACCTAAATGTACCTTTGATTTTAACTTTACACGATGTAATTTTCCTTGAACAATCAAACCTGTTATCAAAAGCAAGCTGGTACCAGCGCCTGGGAAACCTTTACAGGAAACTGATCGTTTCAACAATTGCTAAGAAAGCTGTACGCATCATTACCGTATCTGAGTTTCAAAAAAACATCATCATTGAAAAACTTGGTATCGCGGCAGATAAAATTACTGTTATACACAACGGCGCAGACGAACGCTTTTTTGAACAATGCAGCGACGGTCACATTGCAGATGTGATGAAAAAATTTGAATTGCTAAGAGGCTATATCTTTTTTATGGCCAATACCGAACCACGGAAAAATACTTTGGGTGTTTTAAATGCTTATGCAGAGCTTTTAGAAAAAAATCCATCGGCGCCAAGGTTAGTAATGAAAGGACTTAAAGCAGAACAATTACAGCAAATGTTAACAGACTTGAAACTTGAATGGCTTAAAAAACATATTGACCTGATCGGCTACGTTGATTACGCTGATTTGCCTGCTATATACCAGGGTGCGTCTATGTTATGGTTCCCGTCATTCAGCGAAGGCTTTGGTTTACCTATAGTTGAAGCAATGGCTGGTGGTGTGCCGGTAATTACCTCTTCTGTATCATGCATGCCCGAAATTGCTGGCGACGCAGCCATCCTTATCGACCCTAAAAAACCATCCGAAATTGCCGCTGCTGCGCAAATGATTTTAAATAATAGCGAACTTGCTGAAAGTTTATCAATTGCCGGTAAAAAAAGAGCATCTTTATTTACCTGGAATGCAGCTACAAAAAAAACAGTTGAAGTTTATCACGAAGTAGAAAAAATGATCGCATAA
- a CDS encoding acyltransferase — MYFIYWVLLKATLSAGLHVINAAYRLRNCTKGRMVTVKGRLKIAAKGNIIIGNGCRIWSHIGTTQISAGPRATIEVGENTFINTGTIITSRKHIQIGKNCQIANQVIMMDDDFHDVTVRESKSGKDNIIIGDNVWIATRAVILKGVTIGEGAVVAAGSVVTKDVPAYTLVGGVPAKFIKTISQNNTIEN, encoded by the coding sequence TTGTATTTTATTTATTGGGTGTTATTAAAGGCAACTTTAAGCGCAGGGTTACATGTCATTAACGCCGCATACAGGCTTCGCAATTGTACAAAAGGGCGTATGGTTACGGTAAAAGGCCGATTAAAAATAGCAGCAAAAGGCAATATTATTATCGGCAATGGTTGCCGGATATGGTCGCATATCGGAACCACCCAAATCTCAGCAGGGCCGAGGGCAACCATAGAGGTTGGCGAAAACACTTTTATCAATACCGGCACCATTATCACTTCAAGAAAACACATACAAATTGGTAAAAATTGCCAGATCGCCAACCAGGTAATTATGATGGATGACGATTTTCATGATGTTACCGTAAGGGAGTCAAAAAGCGGAAAAGACAATATCATAATAGGTGATAATGTGTGGATAGCTACCAGGGCGGTAATATTAAAAGGGGTTACTATAGGTGAAGGGGCAGTAGTTGCCGCCGGATCGGTTGTTACAAAGGATGTACCTGCATACACGCTGGTCGGCGGTGTGCCTGCTAAATTCATAAAGACAATTTCACAAAATAATACTATTGAAAATTAG
- a CDS encoding DUF2188 domain-containing protein, whose protein sequence is MPWNENNYPVSMKNLPVAIRNKAIEIANAILEDGHTDEGIAIATGISRAKDWVKNHRSARKR, encoded by the coding sequence ATGCCCTGGAATGAAAATAATTATCCTGTGTCGATGAAAAACCTGCCGGTTGCAATCAGGAATAAAGCCATTGAAATAGCCAATGCAATCCTTGAAGACGGGCATACCGATGAAGGAATAGCTATCGCAACCGGTATAAGCCGGGCTAAAGATTGGGTAAAAAATCATCGCTCTGCACGAAAAAGATAA
- a CDS encoding fibronectin type III domain-containing protein has protein sequence MILIASIAILSSCTEIIEPSLSKQQIQLEAPVDQYQSTSYTINFWWDAVDHALSYHLQVVSPTFVAPGGLILDTMVHNYRFSYTLNPGNYQWRVMAENGSSQTAWSSPKSFTVVAGSIKQQSVQLTSPANNLVTNQSSYTFQWGSLYGATAYQLEIDTNNFANESAIVSNQTISGQQLSFIFPKDQTYQWRVRAQNDTAQALWSTVFLVTYDHTPPGQVTLVAPVTGTTLSLPVALSWNAVATAVKYKLYVYKSDGTTIYNSSFPMSLTSTSYSFNLGSSGNTVYWMVTALDAAGNESPASTKNSFVVQ, from the coding sequence GTGATTCTTATTGCTAGTATAGCGATTTTATCGTCCTGTACTGAAATCATCGAACCATCTTTATCTAAACAACAAATTCAACTCGAAGCTCCTGTAGATCAATACCAAAGCACCAGCTATACGATCAATTTCTGGTGGGATGCGGTTGACCATGCTTTGTCCTACCACCTGCAGGTCGTCTCCCCTACTTTTGTCGCTCCTGGCGGTTTGATATTGGACACGATGGTACATAATTACAGGTTTTCCTACACACTCAATCCCGGCAACTATCAATGGCGTGTAATGGCGGAGAATGGCAGCTCACAAACAGCATGGTCTTCTCCAAAAAGTTTTACGGTTGTCGCTGGTTCAATCAAACAGCAATCAGTCCAGCTCACTTCGCCGGCCAATAACCTGGTCACCAATCAAAGTTCGTATACTTTCCAATGGGGCAGTTTGTATGGCGCAACGGCTTATCAATTGGAGATTGACACAAATAATTTTGCAAATGAAAGTGCTATCGTGTCGAACCAAACTATATCAGGCCAGCAACTCAGCTTTATCTTTCCCAAAGACCAAACTTACCAATGGCGGGTAAGAGCACAAAATGATACGGCCCAGGCTTTATGGTCGACCGTTTTTTTGGTCACCTATGACCATACACCGCCCGGGCAGGTTACCCTGGTTGCTCCTGTCACCGGAACGACTTTAAGTTTACCGGTCGCCCTTTCGTGGAATGCGGTAGCAACAGCTGTTAAGTATAAACTTTATGTATATAAGAGTGACGGAACTACTATTTATAATTCAAGTTTCCCTATGTCCCTCACAAGTACGAGTTACAGTTTTAATCTGGGAAGCTCAGGAAATACCGTCTATTGGATGGTAACTGCCCTGGATGCTGCCGGCAATGAAAGCCCGGCGAGTACTAAAAACAGTTTTGTAGTACAATAA
- a CDS encoding toxin-antitoxin system YwqK family antitoxin, with protein MRKLFILLLFLFSGHLYAQKLPDYGLYRARLTDSGKTIEAEYNPIDHLPSIKSNLFYYWYNASRVHSTQGGYSGQLLNGLYTEYYPNRNLKEQGVFKKGLKDGLWKSWNKDGTLKQATNWHKGIEVTGGKVPVWRRLNIFKKSQCPGDTIPKNKP; from the coding sequence ATGAGAAAACTATTTATCCTTTTGCTTTTTCTATTTTCGGGCCATTTATACGCGCAAAAACTGCCGGACTATGGCCTTTACCGGGCCCGGCTTACTGATTCCGGTAAAACTATTGAGGCTGAGTATAATCCAATAGACCACTTACCATCCATAAAAAGCAATTTATTTTATTATTGGTACAACGCCAGCCGGGTACATTCTACACAAGGCGGTTATAGCGGGCAATTGCTTAATGGTTTATACACCGAGTACTATCCAAACAGGAACCTGAAAGAACAGGGCGTATTTAAAAAAGGTTTGAAAGATGGCCTATGGAAAAGCTGGAATAAAGATGGAACGTTAAAACAAGCTACCAACTGGCATAAGGGCATTGAAGTAACCGGGGGGAAAGTACCGGTATGGCGGAGGCTAAACATCTTTAAAAAGAGCCAATGCCCCGGCGACACAATTCCTAAAAACAAACCATAG
- a CDS encoding PulJ/GspJ family protein, whose translation MNKRVKAFTIMEVTITMLVAALVMGITYSAYSIIIKSYGAFNKKNQDMAVLVRLDEWLKKDFSRADIILKDTAGIALNSADRHIKYRFDPEFIVRTEIRADTFKVKTDSLVTAFEGLPVNEFGPTDEQTRLDDLDLVILFQGEKIPYHYHKQYSSVNLINRNANALN comes from the coding sequence ATGAATAAACGCGTAAAAGCCTTTACGATCATGGAAGTAACCATCACCATGCTGGTGGCTGCTTTGGTTATGGGCATCACTTATTCGGCTTATTCCATTATTATCAAATCGTACGGCGCTTTCAATAAAAAAAACCAGGATATGGCGGTATTGGTACGCCTGGATGAATGGCTGAAAAAAGACTTTTCCCGTGCAGATATCATATTGAAAGATACCGCCGGGATCGCACTGAATAGCGCTGATCGTCATATCAAATACCGGTTCGACCCGGAGTTTATCGTACGGACCGAAATAAGGGCGGATACCTTTAAAGTGAAAACAGATTCCCTCGTTACCGCTTTTGAAGGCCTGCCTGTAAATGAATTTGGGCCGACAGATGAACAAACCCGGCTGGATGATCTTGACCTGGTTATATTATTCCAGGGCGAAAAAATTCCGTATCATTACCATAAACAATACAGTTCCGTCAACCTCATCAACAGAAACGCCAATGCCCTCAATTGA
- a CDS encoding type II secretion system F family protein — MPSIDLSRYENKKTPKPAKTDDGGGFLALMNKDISFGSKELNDKKKESLYLELSSLLLAGINLKSSFELITADQHKEKDKELYTNIQDAVLKGETFSRALQLTGRFSLYEVYSLQIGEETGKLIEVLQDLAKFYQNKIKQRRKIVSALTYPCIVLSASLSAVFFMLKFVVPMFGDVFKRFGGKLPWITQKIMNISKGLEDNLWKAITVLILIALVIIFTRKTEQFRRIVSKIVMRIPMIGNLVQKVYLARFCNSMRLLINAKLPLLRAIALIRQMIRYYPIESSLQKVEDDIMSGKSLHESLQQFPVYPSKMIQLVKVGEETNQLDYFFGKISEQYIDEVEYKTSTLSSAMEPLIIIFLGLIVAVILISMYLPLFQLSNSFQ, encoded by the coding sequence ATGCCCTCAATTGACCTCAGCAGATACGAAAACAAAAAGACGCCAAAGCCTGCCAAAACAGACGATGGCGGTGGCTTTTTAGCGCTGATGAATAAGGACATCAGTTTTGGCAGCAAAGAATTAAATGATAAAAAGAAGGAATCCCTGTACCTCGAACTCAGCTCCCTCCTATTGGCTGGTATAAACCTGAAAAGCAGTTTCGAACTCATCACCGCCGATCAACATAAGGAAAAAGACAAAGAGTTGTACACCAACATCCAGGATGCTGTTTTAAAAGGGGAAACTTTTTCCAGGGCGCTGCAATTAACCGGCAGGTTCTCCTTGTATGAAGTTTACAGTTTACAGATTGGTGAAGAAACCGGCAAACTGATTGAAGTATTACAGGACCTCGCCAAATTTTACCAGAACAAGATCAAACAGCGCCGCAAGATTGTATCGGCATTAACTTATCCCTGTATTGTTTTAAGTGCATCATTAAGCGCGGTATTCTTTATGCTGAAATTTGTGGTGCCGATGTTTGGCGATGTATTTAAACGCTTTGGCGGGAAATTACCCTGGATCACCCAAAAAATTATGAACATATCCAAAGGCCTGGAGGATAACCTTTGGAAGGCCATCACTGTCCTTATTTTGATCGCCTTAGTTATCATTTTTACGCGAAAGACGGAGCAGTTCCGGCGTATAGTTTCAAAGATTGTGATGCGGATCCCGATGATAGGCAACCTGGTGCAAAAGGTTTACCTGGCGCGTTTTTGTAATTCGATGCGCTTGCTCATCAATGCCAAATTGCCCTTGTTGCGTGCTATCGCGCTGATCAGGCAGATGATCAGGTATTATCCCATCGAATCCTCATTACAGAAAGTAGAAGATGACATCATGAGCGGCAAATCCCTGCACGAAAGCCTGCAGCAGTTCCCGGTTTACCCCTCCAAAATGATCCAGCTGGTTAAAGTTGGCGAAGAAACCAACCAGCTGGATTACTTTTTCGGCAAGATCTCCGAACAATACATTGATGAAGTGGAATACAAAACCTCCACCCTCAGCAGCGCTATGGAACCTTTGATCATCATTTTCCTGGGCCTCATCGTGGCGGTTATATTGATATCCATGTACCTGCCGCTGTTCCAGTTAAGCAACAGTTTTCAGTAA
- a CDS encoding REP-associated tyrosine transposase, giving the protein MSRKYKFHDQDKLYFVSFAVVNWIDLFIRSEYREIMIASWKHCQQKKGLEIYGWCIMSSHIHMIIGTHGEKLENIMRDMKKHTSIALREAIEQHPAESRREWMLWMMKRAGKKNSQNVGFQLWQQDNHPIELYDLKILHQKLDYIHYNPVVARIVERPEDYLYSSARDYCGLPGLIDIILVDPLIQ; this is encoded by the coding sequence ATGAGCCGCAAATACAAATTCCACGATCAGGATAAACTTTACTTTGTAAGCTTTGCTGTTGTAAATTGGATCGACCTTTTTATTCGAAGTGAATATAGAGAGATAATGATCGCCAGCTGGAAGCATTGTCAGCAGAAGAAAGGGCTCGAAATATATGGCTGGTGCATCATGAGCAGCCATATCCATATGATCATCGGCACTCATGGCGAAAAGCTGGAAAACATTATGCGGGATATGAAGAAACATACGTCCATCGCGTTGAGGGAAGCTATTGAACAGCATCCGGCCGAAAGCCGTAGGGAATGGATGCTATGGATGATGAAAAGGGCAGGAAAAAAGAATAGTCAAAATGTCGGTTTCCAGTTGTGGCAGCAGGATAACCATCCCATCGAATTGTATGACTTGAAAATATTGCATCAAAAGCTGGATTATATACATTATAACCCAGTAGTGGCCCGGATTGTTGAGAGACCGGAAGATTATTTATACAGCAGCGCCAGGGATTATTGCGGTTTACCGGGGTTAATTGACATAATTTTGGTTGATCCCTTGATACAATGA